A segment of the Aptenodytes patagonicus chromosome 3, bAptPat1.pri.cur, whole genome shotgun sequence genome:
GGAGAGTTAGCCAGAGCTGTAGCCTAAGCCAGAGGGGCACACCAAGCGTGCAACCACCCGGCAGCACACGCCACCTCTGCTCACCCAGCACCACAGCTTCAGAACGGATTCACGCTTCCAGTATCCTAACCGCAAGTGGATTGGTGCTCATCGGTTTGCGAGCAAGACGAGGCAAGCTGCTGCTAAGCTGAAGGTTTGGCTGTATAACCACATGCAGGAAAGCAATGCTGGTCTAACTGCAAAATGTAGCATTAAACCAATGGACACGTTTGGGCGCACgtgcatttttctttagaaaattattaGTTTTCATGGATTTAGAATGGCTACAAGACAGAAAGACTTTTGCCCACACAATGCCTGTGTTAGCACAGCGGTAGCTGGGAAGGCTTCCCCACGTGCAAGCTGTTTTCTCTCACAGGATGAAGCTGTTCCAGACTCCAGCCCCGTCAGGATGTGTGCCGACTGCACTTCCTGGCTGCATGTAACAGCTCAGACCACAGCTTGGttctgaggaaaagcagaaagatgaGCACAGAACTGTGAAATCCATAGTCATGTTTcacataagcaaagcaaaggaGACAATATAAAAATCTGCCAAAAAGTTACAGGTATTGTTCAGGATATGACTTGATGCTCAGAAAAATATTCCTTGAAAAATAGTAGCAGGAACAGACAGGTAGGACATCTTCCCCTAGGAGACAAAAGCGTTACGGAGACCTGCAGAGCCCAGGGGCTGAAGGGTTTGTGCTGCTCTGCCAGAGCATTGATCCCGCAGTAAAGCCTTCCCTTCCAGTTGTTCTCCTGAAGGGGAAAGCAGGACCATCGACAGGATCGTCTCACCTTCTGCACTCTTGCAAGAGCAACGTGCTCTTCTGCGGACAAAGCCTTGAGTCACTGCTCCCAGTTCGCTCTCCGAGGGCTCTGACTGCAGAGACTGAGTCACCCTGCAGTGAAAGGCTGTGACAGAAAGCTGGTGTCATTacaccctctcctccccttctcttccaTTAAAACATGACCCTGCTAGAAATAAACATTGCTGCAATTTGGGAACTCGTcagagggaaagaaacagcagagatgcttaaaaatttaaagtagttgctgctgctgccaccattGCTAGACACTTCTTTCCCAGCTGAGACCTGGAGGTGACATCCAGCCTGCCAAAGCCACTTCCCCACCAGAACGCAGGTACACGGGAACAGGAAGAACCAGGGCTAATGCAGCCATCTTTTGAGTCAAATTCTCATCTCTTCTTTATTTCCAGCATTCGTGCCATGCACAGCTTGCAACACTAACAGAGCGGCACTGAGACCATTAGCTTTTGTTGATAGCTTCTGGAGGCCATGCTAGAACAAGTTATGAACCCCAAGACTCCTGTTTTCAGAGAGCatgcaaaaaccccaaaccctggcGGTGGTCTACGCGTTCTAGCAAATACACAAGAAGTGTTGTGTAAAATCATAAATGAACAAGCACTGGTCAATTTACAACAGGATCCAGAAAGTCCTGCCTTTACAGGTAAGTGAACTAGCGAGACCTGAAGTATTCCACTGGCCTAGACATACAACCTAATCCAGATGGATTTACATAGTTCTGGAATGGACATGTATGAAACCTGAAAATTCACAATTTTTTGATGATTTAAAACCAGTCACACTAcacactttttatttaataaaagttaaaaacGGGTACAAAAATGTGattccatttctttaaaatataggctcaaaataaaaagactgaaCAATATAGTTCAGGCAGTAAAGTGCAAAGAGAGCAGCTATCCCAGTCATGCTTAATCCATAAATAACCCTTACACAGCAGGAAGGAACAGAAAGAGCAAACAGAGCAGGCGCAGCCACACCACGGCTCAGCTATTCATGCACATCCACAGGAGAAAGAGCCGCACATCCCGGACACGGGTGGTAAGAGGCAGCGCACACCTCACAGGAGCGGGCTGCGGGGAACCGCAGGCCAGGTAAAACTAACAAAGAGGGAGCCGTCGCTTTTCCGCATCGTGGCGCACATACACAACACACATTTCTTTGAAGTTCCATATTCTCCAGTCCACCATTTCCCCCCACGATGCAACAAACTAACATGACAACTTATTAAATTATGACACTAGTTTCCAAACTGTTTTGCTCAGGTGAACCCCATaagtctgcaaaaaaaaaaaagtactaaattGGCTACTGGACTACAGACAGGATGCTCTTCCCCCAGTTATAAGCATGCAAAAACGGCATCCAAAAGTCAAACTCCTTCTTCTAAGGGACTTctgagcaacaacaacaaaaaaccaaaacaaaacagctatgTCTCTTTCTTCACCACACGAATTTGGAAAACTGGGTATCGACACAGAACAGCAACACTACAAGCATCCACTTTACCGGGAAGAGGGGTTTCAACCGAGCCCTCTGGAGAGCACAAAACGAGGTTTGCATATGCGCACACACTCACCAGCGCATACGCTGCAGTCAATGGGATTACAGCGTGTGTTGGGCAAACGGTGTGGACACTTTAAAGGTCAGGCACAAAAACTTCAGTACACTTAGCACAATACTCCAATTTAGTGCAGTTTGAAAACTTGTTACCATTAATTATAACCATAGACTTAAGTGTAAAAAATAGTGACACATTCTGCTTTCAACTGAAACAGGTCTCTGCTGATTTCAGGGGAGCGCTAGCCAAGATCAGCAAGTCTGCACTTCCTTAGCTGAGAACCATGCTTTGCCCACACTGAGAAGCAAGACCGGGATTTCAGAACAACAAAGCAGTGCAAGAGATAGCGCATTCCCAGTTATCCACATTTTACACATCCAGGAAAAATAGTCCTCAGTTCTCAACTAAGCTCCAGTGTAGGAGTGGCTGAAGGGAGAAGAGTCCAGAAGGAATAAacactacagaaatatttcatccAGCAGGTGAGCTGTCTCCCAGCAAAAGAACACCCGGTGCTTCACAGCACAACAGCTCTACCACAATACATATGCGCATCCTTCCGCACCACGGAAACTGAGCAGTCCGATTGTGCTACAGGCATTTCGTTTTATTACTCGTACCACGCCATTACAACACAGCACTCCTGCAGCCAGTGATTCTGCTTCTTAGCCATATTTACACTTGGTGTAAAAGAAAATCCATTCAACAGGGAGAGTATCTCATTTAATAGAAAAGGGTGATTTTATACAAAGTACTGTGGGGAAGTATAAGGCCACATGAAGAGCATCATCAAGTTGACATGGTGGCTATTTCTTAAGTCACAACACGATTAGTACTTCCTCTGGTGCTTTGATACAGGTAAATGAAAGCCTTGAAAAATTTCCTATAAGGTGCACAAGCATCCACAATACataaaaaaaccttaattttctatttctcccatactcaaaaaaaaaaaaccaaagagacCCAGCTAATTATTCATGGGTTGTCTtgccatttttgcatttttctgtagattttgATATGCTGGTTTAGTAGGACTGGAAGTAAAGCATCATTTTTAGTGTCAAAGCTTCTAAACAGTGTTTGTGCTTCTACCTCCATCAGAACAGTCTGGCTCCTCCAAACTTCGTTCTGGTGGAGTGTGGACTTGGGAATGCTCAGTATGTCAAACTTCTACCAAAAGTCACAACGGCTTCCACTTGCAAAGGGTATGAATTTATAAAATGAGGATTTCAAcacttcttttctgaaagaaagtcattctggtttggtttgttttaaaaacgATGACACACTTCGATCTCAAACCTCCAATGTCACCTGCGCAAGGAGGGTGTAACAGCACCAGCCCAAAGCAGGATCAGGATCTGCAAGTGTGAAAATCCCAACCACTGTGAGCTATCAAATACTGTGTGTTTACAAAATGCTCTGAATACAATTCTTTAGGTTTACTGAAAAGGAGTTTCCAAAACTCTGGGTCTCATCCTGCGCACCCCTACTAATGCAGATCAAGTAATTTGCCTGCATATCAAGaccaaaatgaataaatacaaaatatatttggtATAGAAAATACtagtataaaaattaaaaatcacccTGTTTTACTGTCCATCAAAATATTAACAGCAAGCATTACAAGTGACTTTTTTAACCTATTGCCAAAATCATTTCCAAGGagttctgctttcctgaagtGCTGGTGATTGCATTTGCCCaagtgttgaaaaaaaaaatagggaagggACGAGGAAAGATATGATAGATTTCTCGCATAGCATTATTAACAGAGGACCTAAACTGAAGGAAACTGAAGTATGCAcaaacatgggggaaaaaagccattgtCAGTTCTGTTGTAGCCATCAGAGCTTTTCCTGATCTTCAGAAAGTTTGTAGAGAAGGCGCTCCCTCACACTAGCCCTGACAGACAGATGATGGCACAGGGATGAGCATACTCAGAGCGCTGCTGCTTTTCGGTTTCTCTGCTGTGGCAATTCTGTTGAGTTTGCCAACCTCTGTCTGCCAGCTGGGGATCTTCTTTGTGGTCATATGGCGGCGGGTGTGCTTTGTCAAGTGATCGCTGCGCATAAAGCGACGCTCACACACAGGACAAGCAAACTTCTTCTCTCCCGTGTGAGTTCTGCGGTGGCGTGACAGTTCATCTGAGCGGGCAAACTTCTTGTCACAGCCTTCCCAGTTGCAGCTGAAAGGCTTTTCTCCTGCAGAACATAAAAGAAGCATAACTTACTTTTGAGAAGCTGTGTTACAGTTTTATCAAAGAACTAACTCAAATCCTGCCTTGCAAAAACTGATGAATTCCACAGAACTGCTCATGTGTGCAGTCAACATTAGCTTAAGCTCAAGTTGTGTTCCAGAGAAAAATCATAAGTATTGTTTCTACTTACTCCCTCATATCtctttaaatgttctttaatcaagtctatttttttaattgtccaaAACCCCAGTTTAAAGATTCTTCATAAAACTACCTTATCCGCTGACTGAACTAGAAGCAaccccctgtccccatccctctgtgACCACAGCTCTACGGCTGCTGTATGTCATCAGCAAATACTGTGGGCAAACAGGAAGCCTGGAACCAAGCCTCAGAGTCCTGCTGCTCCAGTGATCCAGTCCTGCACACAAACACATTGCCCCAGCGAGTACTACTGGGGAATGGCCTGTCCTGCTGTCCCCACACAGCTGGAGGTCCAACGGACAGCTAGGGGAGTTCTGCACGCCCAGAAACGACAGCAGTCAGGAAGGCTGTCCACGTCAGCTTCTGCTCATCCTGCTTAACATCAGATCTATCCCAAACAACATGATCTACCACCTGCAAACCCCGTAAAGCTCAAGATAAGCGTCTACCACATGACCCAAATTTACAGTAACACTTTGGAGCAGAACAAAAGCGTCCAGCAGAAACGAAGCCCCACAGAAGCATTGTTCTTATTTCAGATATTGAGAGTAAAGTTCTATGTTTGGTGTATGTGATATCACCTAGCTACTCAGAGTACAGGGAAAAGGTGGGAGAAGAAGGCTAAACTACTCTGCCCCCCGATCCTGTAACATGGACTGGCTAGTGAAGGGTCAGCGTGCTACACCTCCAACAGATGTCCTAGTCTTAATCACGATACAGGGACACACACAGCTTCCCTACggatcagcagcagcagcacgtgcTCAAAGCGAGACACTTGTTGGTAGTCTATGTTTATCCTGTAGTGCCAGGTTAATTCAGCAGCCTGCAGCACTTACTCTCAAACCAGAAGCAGAAGCATCATTCTACCTCTGAGCTCTGGTTTACAAGGATTATCAGCTTCATATGGGGTTTAAGCTCTTTCCCCAAAGGAACTGTAAAGACAAGCTGGCAAACTAATGCAAATCCTGCCACGGAAGCTGACATCCAATAAACCAGAGTGTCTGTGGGGcaagggagggtggggggaaaaaagccaaggATAAACAAAATTAGACAAACTTCTGAATGAGCTATTCTGCACCAATCTCCCACTACGCCTGTCCCTCAACATCAAAAATAGTCCCTGAGAACTCAAAGTTAGTGTTAACAGGATCTTGGAGCTAGAAAAAGGATAAGTAAAACACATGTATACTGTCTCCACACTGACCAGATTTTAATGGAGCAAATCAGCTCAcattaattacaattaattttcatttacctttaaaaTTCCCTTTCTGTAACTGAATAAACTGCTACATTCCTGTAGGAGCTCTACTTCCTAACACAGTATCCCAAAATCTCAATGCATTCCCATTTAGCCTAAACAAAACTCTGGAAAAATGTTCAGTTTCTgactttctctcttttcttttactcGTGTAACAATTAAGACCAACTATCTGTACTATGGTTTGCTTACACCAGACCTCTCCATGCCCCAAAACAAGGGACTTGCACAATTCATTTCGATCTAGTCCAGATGGCAGGATTCCACTCAAacctaaacacacacacacagagggcaAAGTTTCGCTCCAACTAAAGTGTGTGAAATTCTGACACTATGGGGTCAGTTGAGGTCTCAGAACAAAGTCTGTCTTGTTTTGCTTGCCCACAGAGAATGAACATTCTTCCCTTCTCTGAGATGAGCAGAAGTTTCCCGATCAcctgcctcttccctttcccaccccttccccccaaaaaatgtgCGTTTCAGCACCCCAACACAAGCCAgtgctgcagcaacaaaggacCCGCCCTGTTGTACACACCAGTGTGGGTGCGAAGGTGGGCCTTGAGGTGGGAACTTTTGAAATAGGTTTTCTTGCACCCAGGGAAGTTGCAAACATAATTCCTCCGTCTAGAAAAGTCCATCTGGGGGGCGCAGCTTTGACCAGAAGCGATGAACACAGGAGCAGGAGCAAGGGGCAGTAACTTGGTGTTCCCAACAGTCATTACTGTTTGTGGGCACTGCGGTGTCTGTGTGACAGCAGTCTGTGGAAGAACCAACATGACGGTCCCCTGAGGCACGGAAGGTCCCATGAGTACAGGCTGAGAGAGCGGGGCTGTCTGTGGTAAAATAGGTTTCATGGGAGTTGAGACTGTTGGAGTTGAAGGCTTGACATAGGCGTTGATCATACTGCTTTGTCCATTTAAAGGGATCATTTGACAAAGAACTTGGGGGCTTGAAACAGGGGCAGCTGTCACTGGGGTAGCTCTTTTTTGCAAGTCGTTCTCACAATTCTTTGGTAAGTGGGTCTGTGGCGAAACAGGCCGGACTGGTAGTTGTCCTTTATTGGTCACAACATCACTGGAGTCATGTGCGTAAGGTTGATGTACTGGAGAGGTTTTGTTAATTAAATCATCTGCAGCACACGTGTCCTGTGGCAGTCTGGAATGTCTTCGGTCATCCGCTCCACACCAGTCTCTGGAAGTGCTGTAGCCTGAAACTacctttgttttctcttgcacAGCAGGAATGTGATGGTAAGCAGAACTATCACCTGTGTGACGTATCACACTCGTTGCCATGGCTCTGCAAGGCTGAGGGGCAAAGGATTCAGATATTGCTGGCTTCTGGCTGCACTGTCGCTCCATGTTTATAACAGATGGCTTGGTTATGGGAGAGGCACCGGTTGCTGATGTGACTGAGCAGGCGGCTGTATTTGCCATGACAGTCCTCGGCTTGGAGTAAGTGACTTGTGAGGAGAGGAGCATAGCAGCTGATATCTCAACAAAGTCAGGACTGTGCGGAGGGGTCATGcactgcaaaaaagaaaacaccattaTACAGCAGTGTAATTTCATAGCACAATTTTTCACTATCtttactgtgaaaaataaaattacagccCCTCCCCATAATCTTAGAACCTGCCTCTTGGGACAAACTGATTAAAGCATACATTGCCTCATCTGATGGCCATTCTGAATACACTCAAAAGCATATTAATAAAAGAAAGGCAATGAGGCAGATATAAACCTGCATAAAACATTGCATGTCTACTCACTGTGCTACAAAAAACTTTCTCGTTCCTTTCTCCTTGGCAACGGGTGCAGCTGTAAGAGGCTATGAGTGCTCTGCTGTTCACAGAAAACAGACTAGTGACAGATAGCGACACTGTACCATCCCAGTCTCAAGCTTCCAGCAAGCCCTAGATCTTTTATCCATGATTACCCCATCAACCAGTGGCTACTTCTGAGATAAAGACAAAtggagctgctctctgccttcTTATTCATCCATTTCTCTCTATGCTCTCTTGCTGTCACCACCTCTCGTTCTCCTTTACCACTGAAAACTCATGCCTATCTCCTGTGCTGCTCAAGAGACAGTGCCAACACTGAGCGGCAGGAGTATGAGAGAAATCCGTCAACCACCTCAGCCTCTTTCCTCTATTATTCCCCTTTTCCCTGACATAACTGCATATTAGAAGCCTACGGGTTGAAATGGGCCTTAACCATCTGACACCTGAATGGCACCAAGCCCTTTTTTAATACCTACTTTTGTTACAACATaaatggcaacaaaaaaaaaattgtgattcaACCAACATTAGTCAGCTGGAGTAGACCAATGCTTGGGAGAAATAACAGACTACATGTACAAACACATAGCATAGAAACTAATTAAATTGTCTATTTCATAATGGTAACCTGTACTTTCTCTTATAACAACCAGAGTGAAGCCAGATGTCATCAAGAGCCTTTTTCATGTAGTGCTTGCAGGTAAGTCAGTGCCGAATCACTGAGGCTCACTCTGCCATTCTTACTCAAAGTGCTCCAAGAAACCTACAATAGCCATCCAGACAGCATCCTCAGCTCACCTGTCAAACTAAATAACctgccagcaagggctttcacaTCTAGATTTAACAAGGGATCAAACTCCTACACGCGCCATTCCAGAGACACGGAAAACCCCAAACTCAGCATGCCCACCTCACTATTCTAtgtacacgcacacacagagcacTGGCTATACTGTAGCTATTCTACACAGGGACACATGAGCAAGCTATCTTTTCCAGCCAAGTTAAAACATTGCAGAAATGTAACATCCAGATGTCAGGcatattttttttgccttcatgtTCTTCTTACCAGTGTAGATAAATAGTCCTTTGGTAATTCAGACGTAGCCTCAGCGTGCATTGTGAAATCACCAGAATCCGAGAAGGGCGTAAGGGGCCTTATCTTTAATATGTCACCTTTCTGCGATCTTTGACCCCAGGAGCTCATACAAACAAGCGCTTCAACGGCTTCAATGTCGTTCTGCTCCAAGGTGCTGCAGGTAGACCTTTCGCTGTCATGACGCTGCCTTTCACGGATAGACTCATAGATGTCCACAATGTCAACCTAAATGTAATCGGATTACTGGCTGTTAGGACAAGTCAGAATACAAAGCCGACACCACCCACATACTGTCTGCTCACGATGAAGGTCATCTGAAATGGATCCCAAGCCCGTGGCAAGACTTTTACCAACCAGCTCATCTCCCCACCCAtgttactcaaaaaaaaaaaaaaaaagtgttatttgcAGGAAAGGAACAGGTATGTGTGCAGCTCACGTTTCCAGAGTTACTTTCCTGGATTACACTGCTCTGAATAAACACATCCCACGCCTGCATAcaagcaaaaagaggaaaaaaaatcctgacttcCAACGTTGTTTAGACAAGGCTGCTTCCTGGACCCAAAAGACAACTGCTATTCAGCACTAATCTCATTCTGGTAACATTTAGAAGATAAATTTCAGCTGACAGTAAGATGCTTTAAGGTATGATCACAGATTCAGAGTACCACACCTTGCAAAAgcattttaatcttatttttaccAATAGGGAAGCAAGGAAAATAGTCTTCAAAGTGCAGTGGGAGTTATTTGTATTGTACTTTAGAAAGGTATGATACTACATAGGTGCTAGGTATCCCAAAACACACTATGAGTAACATGAAGACAAATGTAATCATATGCATTTGCTTCCAATTGCAAGCATCAGAGAAAAttcgtgtgtgtgcatgtgtatgcatgcatgcaaaaCACTTGACTTCTCTGTGAAAGGATACCCAAACTTCATCAAGCTCACTCAGTGCTTGGCAGTGACTTCAAAAGCTACGTTGTGCTGTTTGTTTATTGCTCATGTGCTATCTCAGTCTCAACTAGGTGCCCAAACTCTTCCAGTCTTTAGGCACGCCAACTAACTGTGAAGGCTGGGATTCAGAAGCATGGACCAAGATTTTTGAGCATAATGCTGTTACACAGCGTGCTTATATACTGCAGCAAAAGGGTTTTAACTAAGAAAGCACCACCACACCGTTAGCATGGCCCAAAGCCCTAGAGGGAACTATATTTGGTGGGTGACATCACTTATACACCTAAGTAAACAAGTTCTGTTACTGAGTTAAGTAATGTGGAATGATCCTGGCTCAACAGGGTCACAAAGATGCAAAGCTGTGTGACACTGTCTCCACTATAGGGACCTGCGTGGCAAACATGTTAAACATCACCAATCCAAAATGCCAGTACTGGACCCACAGAGGACTTTCGCCTAAAACAAGAGGTACCATGCATGGAGATATCAAGGCTGCGGGCAGGAAGGGGCTAAAGCACTCTAAAACAGGGATCTACACGATTAACTGCCTTGAGAGAGACTTCTAAGAAtttccactgaaaacaagaaCGAGGGCAAAAACCGATGTCACCTGCAAGCCTGGACCTAGACCGCCTGTCAAACAGGAGCCACACCAGGCAAGGCTCTGCACTAAGCAGCCAGAAAGCCTGTGAGTGTTCCTCAAAGTGTGGTTGGAGGCAGCCAagccagcagatttttttttccccaaccctACGTTTCAGGAGAGCAGTTTTCCctaaagaaacatgaaaaaatactcCCCGcttcaaaaaaaccaccctaaaaAAGCCCTTTCTCAAGGCGAGCGCTGCAGCCCAGGCTCTCCCGCTGCCAGGGAAATGGCTAACCGCGCCTGGCCGCCTGTCCTCACATCACCCCGCCGGCTGCCGGGGCCGTACGTGCGCGGGCAGctggcaggcgggcgggcagggacGGTGCGGGCCTGGGGCCCCCACCGCCGGGCTGCGCCTCTtcccgcccgcggggccgcgccacccccgcccgctccccgcctcACGGCGGGTGCCTCCGGCCGGGCGGCGCCGCTGAGGGGCGGATGgcgggaagggaaggaggaggaggaggagagcagctcccGCCCTGCCACCGCCCACACACGGCTGCTGCGGGAGGGCCGCCCCCCCCGCAGGTGACCGGGGCAACACCCGCCCCcgagggctctgccctggcacGACCGCCCCCCCGGCGGCAACGGCACCgaccgacaccccccccccccccccgcggcgggtAACGGTCCCAACcgaccaccacccccaccccccccggggtgAGTAACGATCCCGCAGGGCCGCCGCCCCCGCTGAAGCGGTAACGGTCCCCGCGCCCCTGCCCGCCGCAGAGCACGTGCCGGGGCCGGACCGGCGCCGGctgccccctcctgcctgcctccctccgccCGCCCGATGCTTACCGCGGACGCATCTCCCATCTCCGAGCAGGGCGAGCCGTGCATGGCGCGGctccggcgggcggcggcggtgTGACCGGGGAGCAGCGGCAGCCGCAGGAGCAGCacgcacagcagcagcagcagcagccggcgccgcctccgcctcctcccccgccctttccccctcccccgcccgccgggaGCCGAGCGGCCCGCGCGCCGGGGGAAGGGCTCCGGATCGCTTCCTGCGCCAGAcagcgcgggcggggcggggcggggcggggcgggcggcgggggggcggggggccggctCTTCGCCAATCACCACCCGCCGCGGCCCGCGCCCGGCCAAtgagcggcggcggccggcgtgaTCGCGGCgtgccgcggggctgccggcagGAAGGGCGGCGCGTGGGCACGTTCGGCGGCGGCccagccggcggcgggcgggaaggcagggagggggcggggccgagcgacgggagggggagcgcgcgctgGAAACTGGGGGAAAGgtcgggcgggggcggggcggcggccgggaaTGCCCGTGCGCGCGGGGGtgtggcggggcggggcgcggcgcgggggcgcggcTCCCGCCCCCGCTTCCCCGGCGGTGCGTGCGGCGCGGCACGCAGgcacccctcacccccccacccccaccccccgcggGTCCCTGCGCCCCCtcagggcggcggggcccggcccggcaggGACTGTGCGGCGGGGCCGCGCGCCCGCCCTCGGCGCTGGGGCGGGTTTTTGGGGAAACATCCCTTTCCCGCACATTCCCACACGCCTTCAGCGTTCCCGTCGTCTTCAGCGAGGTCCCGCCCGCGGCGTGTGGCGGGGAAGCGGCCGGGCGCCCGCTTGGCCGCGGCAGGGCTCTGCCAGCTGGATCGGCCAGAGGATGCGGCATTAAAAATAACCCTACCACCCCCCCGAAGAAATATTAGGGGTCGTTAGTACGGCTTTTTTGATCCCCGGGTTCGTGGCCCTGGCCCTTGCTTAGCAGTGAGCCCGCGGGGGCCACGCACGGCCAGGGAAGGCCTCCCCTGCGCCAGCCTGGCAGGCGTCCTTTAAAAAGTCTTCAAATCGcaacgtatttaaaaaaaaataagtgtagtAGTTGTTTTTTCACCTTCCAGTCCCCAGCCCcttgtttttttaatggcagctgaAACGTATCGGCCATGCGGTTCCCAGCAGGGTTTGTGGTTTTACCGGACGACACCGAATCCCGGCGGCAGCGGCACCGTGCCCGCCGTCTGGGCAAGGGCAGCTCGGCTCCTGCAGGGCC
Coding sequences within it:
- the KLF11 gene encoding Krueppel-like factor 11, encoding MHGSPCSEMGDASAVDIVDIYESIRERQRHDSERSTCSTLEQNDIEAVEALVCMSSWGQRSQKGDILKIRPLTPFSDSGDFTMHAEATSELPKDYLSTLCMTPPHSPDFVEISAAMLLSSQVTYSKPRTVMANTAACSVTSATGASPITKPSVINMERQCSQKPAISESFAPQPCRAMATSVIRHTGDSSAYHHIPAVQEKTKVVSGYSTSRDWCGADDRRHSRLPQDTCAADDLINKTSPVHQPYAHDSSDVVTNKGQLPVRPVSPQTHLPKNCENDLQKRATPVTAAPVSSPQVLCQMIPLNGQSSMINAYVKPSTPTVSTPMKPILPQTAPLSQPVLMGPSVPQGTVMLVLPQTAVTQTPQCPQTVMTVGNTKLLPLAPAPVFIASGQSCAPQMDFSRRRNYVCNFPGCKKTYFKSSHLKAHLRTHTGEKPFSCNWEGCDKKFARSDELSRHRRTHTGEKKFACPVCERRFMRSDHLTKHTRRHMTTKKIPSWQTEVGKLNRIATAEKPKSSSALSMLIPVPSSVCQG